The Fusobacterium polymorphum genome segment GCAAGAAATATCAGTGAAGAAGATTTAGAAAAAATTGCTGGTGGTCGTGTGTGGCTTGGAAGTCAAGCAAAAGCAAATGGTCTTGTTGATGAACTAGGTTCATTAAATGACTGTATAGATAGTCTAGTAAAAGATTTAGAATTAAAAGATTTTAAATTGACTTATATTAGAGGAAGAAAATCTATGATGGAAGTTATATCAGCTATGAAACCTCAATTTATAAAGTCAGATATAATTGAAAAATTTGAAATGATTAAAAGTTATTCTAATAAAATTTTATATTATGATGAAGGTTTAGAAAATTTATAATATTTTTTGAGGAGATTTAATGAAAAATAGAATATATAATTGTTTTATAATTATTTTACTTTTTAGTTTACATACATTTTTGTATGCTGAAACAAATTATGTTAATAAACAAGGAACAACAGTAGAAACAAGGTATAATGTTCCTGCTGGATACAAAAGAGTGAGTGTTGAAAAGGGAAGCTTTGCTGAATTTTTAAGAAATCAAAAGTTAAAACCTTATGGAGAAAAAGCTTTATATTACAATGGTAAAGAAAAATCAAGTACTGGAATTTATGATAGTGTATTAGATGTAGAAATAGGAAAACAAGATTTACATCAATGTGCAGATGCTATTATGCTACTTAGAGCTGAATATCTTTATTCAAAAAAAGAATATAATAAAATTAATTTTCATTTCACTTCTGGTTTTGAAGCTAAATATTCAAAATGGATTGAAGGTTATAGAATAAGTGTCCAAGGTAAAGGCTCTTATGTTAAGAAAGCTAATCCTTCAAACACCTATAAAGATTTTAAAAATTATATGAACATAGTTTTTTCATATTGTGGAACTCTTTCACTAGAAAAAGAAATGAAATTACAAAGTTTAGATAAAATGAAAATAGGAGATGTTTTTATTAAAGGTGGAAGCCCAGGACATGCTGTAATTATTGTTGATATGGCAGAAAATGATAAGGGAGAAAAAATATTTATGTTGGCACAATCGTATATGCCTGCACAACAAACACAAATATTGATAAACCCTAATAATAAAGAGCTAGGAGTATGGTATTCATTAAAAGGAAAAGATGAACTTATTACACCTGAATGGGATTTTTCTATAAATCAATTAAGAAGTTTTTAATTAGGAGATTTTTTATGTTTAAATTTTTATATGTTGGTTTAGGTGGAGCACTAGGAGCTATATTAAGATATAGTTTCTATTTTTTACCAATTCCATATAATAAGACAATTTTTATTAATATATTGGGAGCAATAATAATTGGTTTTATTTCTTATTTTACTAAAAATATAAAAATA includes the following:
- a CDS encoding DUF4846 domain-containing protein; its protein translation is MKNRIYNCFIIILLFSLHTFLYAETNYVNKQGTTVETRYNVPAGYKRVSVEKGSFAEFLRNQKLKPYGEKALYYNGKEKSSTGIYDSVLDVEIGKQDLHQCADAIMLLRAEYLYSKKEYNKINFHFTSGFEAKYSKWIEGYRISVQGKGSYVKKANPSNTYKDFKNYMNIVFSYCGTLSLEKEMKLQSLDKMKIGDVFIKGGSPGHAVIIVDMAENDKGEKIFMLAQSYMPAQQTQILINPNNKELGVWYSLKGKDELITPEWDFSINQLRSF